The Enterococcus rotai genome includes a window with the following:
- a CDS encoding 2-hydroxymuconate tautomerase yields the protein MPFIHVELIEGRSEEQLTNMVKEITEVVSKNTGAPQENIHVIVNEMKKDRYAQGGTWKK from the coding sequence ATGCCATTTATTCATGTCGAACTAATCGAAGGACGCAGTGAAGAACAATTAACAAATATGGTCAAAGAAATCACAGAGGTTGTCTCTAAAAACACGGGAGCACCGCAAGAGAATATTCATGTTATTGTAAATGAAATGAAAAAAGATCGTTATGCTCAAGGTGGAACTTGGAAAAAATGA
- a CDS encoding L,D-transpeptidase family protein — protein MENEETVSRSVKNARAPQNNKQPNKKKKKWLVPIVGLLICLALVFTGGLVYFQSHFFITAKANGVDISLLNAKAAKEKLEQLNKAEDVVIKVNGKEEKIALPEKYQITEEYLKQNMGDRSIKLPINEDYKNELKNKLNELTFEEGTPSQDARIEKVDGNYQILPEQIGTAVDKEALMNQVLKDVDENKGSYVYDVKEFYQKPTVTKDDKGLQEKLASLSKKENKAITLDINGEKLTLTKEELQSFMDTAGNVDPNKVYAWVEQTNQKYGSIFKPIIFKNVHGVTTKYKNNGSYGWDINMPQTRDLLVQALNSDKDTETITVPIDGDVTQSSTVDKDYVEIDLNDQKMYFFKNGAKVVETDVITGRYNKGTATVPGFHTILYKDTDTKLEGEMLDGSKYSVPVKYWMPLKSFGGVVTQIGIHDADYKAEYFGNKEAYKTNFGSNGCINTPGAAVAQIFNGAYAGMPVIVYGHIYDDAPGEFDKPVDYGEPA, from the coding sequence ATGGAAAATGAAGAAACAGTCAGTCGCTCAGTTAAAAATGCAAGAGCGCCGCAAAATAACAAGCAGCCAAATAAGAAAAAGAAAAAATGGCTAGTTCCAATAGTTGGTTTATTAATTTGTTTAGCACTTGTATTTACGGGCGGTCTCGTTTATTTTCAATCTCATTTTTTTATCACAGCCAAAGCGAATGGTGTTGATATCAGTTTATTAAATGCAAAAGCTGCAAAAGAAAAACTAGAACAACTGAATAAAGCTGAAGATGTTGTGATTAAAGTAAATGGTAAAGAAGAAAAAATTGCTTTGCCTGAAAAATATCAAATAACAGAAGAATATTTGAAACAAAACATGGGTGACCGTTCAATCAAATTACCGATCAATGAAGATTACAAGAATGAATTGAAAAATAAACTAAATGAACTTACGTTTGAAGAAGGAACACCAAGTCAAGATGCTAGGATCGAAAAAGTTGATGGTAACTATCAAATCTTACCAGAACAAATTGGGACAGCAGTTGATAAAGAAGCGTTGATGAACCAAGTCCTAAAAGATGTTGATGAAAATAAAGGTAGCTACGTCTATGATGTCAAAGAATTTTATCAAAAACCAACAGTGACAAAAGACGACAAAGGACTACAAGAAAAGTTAGCTTCGTTATCTAAAAAAGAAAATAAAGCGATCACGCTTGATATCAATGGCGAAAAATTGACGCTTACAAAAGAAGAGTTACAATCATTTATGGATACAGCTGGAAATGTCGATCCAAATAAAGTCTATGCTTGGGTAGAACAAACAAACCAAAAATATGGCTCGATCTTTAAACCAATCATTTTTAAAAATGTTCATGGCGTAACAACGAAATACAAAAATAATGGTAGCTATGGCTGGGACATCAATATGCCACAAACAAGAGATTTACTTGTTCAAGCACTCAATAGTGATAAAGATACTGAAACAATCACAGTACCGATCGATGGTGATGTAACACAATCTTCAACGGTTGATAAAGATTATGTTGAAATCGACTTAAACGATCAAAAGATGTACTTCTTTAAAAATGGTGCCAAAGTCGTTGAAACAGATGTGATCACAGGACGCTATAACAAAGGAACTGCGACAGTACCTGGATTCCATACAATTTTGTACAAAGATACAGATACAAAGTTGGAAGGTGAAATGCTTGATGGTTCAAAATATAGTGTACCAGTAAAATATTGGATGCCATTAAAGAGTTTTGGTGGTGTTGTGACGCAAATCGGGATTCATGATGCTGATTATAAAGCAGAGTATTTTGGGAACAAAGAAGCCTACAAAACTAATTTTGGTAGTAACGGCTGTATCAATACACCAGGAGCAGCTGTTGCTCAAATCTTCAATGGTGCGTATGCTGGAATGCCAGTAATCGTTTATGGTCACATTTATGATGATGCACCAGGAGAATTTGATAAACCTGTTGATTATGGTGAACCAGCTTAA
- a CDS encoding class I SAM-dependent methyltransferase, whose amino-acid sequence MNIFDKIAHHYDSPKQLALANIITTEIQKKLGNVTEATLLDYGCGTGLIGLEIAAGFKEILFVDPSEEMIRIVDQKIEQTKWTNATTLVGSFSKENTFELTADMIVVSLVLLHVPDTIGLLTSLYQTLNHGGRILVVDFDKNEKNSHDKVHNGFVQAELRKQFEEVGFRSVSSETFYHGANLFMNQDASMFIVSAEK is encoded by the coding sequence ATGAATATCTTTGATAAAATTGCCCATCATTATGACTCACCAAAACAATTAGCGTTAGCAAATATCATAACGACAGAGATTCAAAAAAAATTGGGAAATGTTACTGAAGCAACCTTACTAGACTACGGCTGTGGCACAGGTTTGATTGGCTTAGAAATTGCCGCTGGTTTTAAGGAAATACTATTCGTCGATCCGTCTGAAGAAATGATTCGGATTGTCGATCAAAAAATCGAACAAACAAAATGGACCAATGCAACAACACTTGTAGGCAGTTTCTCTAAAGAAAATACTTTTGAGCTAACAGCTGACATGATTGTTGTCTCACTAGTGTTGTTACATGTACCAGATACAATCGGATTGTTGACATCGTTATATCAAACGTTGAATCATGGTGGTCGTATCTTAGTGGTCGATTTTGATAAAAATGAAAAAAACAGTCATGACAAAGTGCATAATGGTTTTGTTCAGGCAGAACTTCGCAAACAATTTGAAGAAGTTGGGTTTAGGTCAGTATCAAGTGAAACATTCTATCATGGAGCGAACCTATTTATGAATCAAGATGCCTCAATGTTTATAGTAAGTGCTGAAAAATAA